GACAATGCCCATGCCGTTGCCGCGGTCGTCGTCGGACAGATCACCCAGCACCCATTTTCCCGGGTTGGTCATGTCGACAACTGCCGAAATCCGCTCGGCCGCGCCAAGCCAGAGCACGGGCACCGACGCCCGGTTCGGCACCGGATTGCCATCCAGCGCAACCACGGTGAACCGGTGCCCCGGCAGCGCCAGGCTGCGTGACTCCGTGGCACTGCCGTTGAGCACATGCAGCATGATCCGTTGACCGGCTTGAACCCGCAGCGGATCACCTTGGCCGAGTTTGCGGCCGTTGACGGTAAAAGCGCCGTAGCTCACCTCGTACCCGTGCGGTTCGCCACGGGCCAACGAGGCCCCCATCGCCGACTCGCCCTTCGCCTTCAGCCCGGGGTCCTCGGCGCCGGCCAGGAAATCGCTGGCCATGTCGCCGCCCCGGCTGAAGGTCGGCTCAAACTCCTTGAGGGTTAAGAAGATTTCTTGGTCGTAGGAGCCCGGGTGCTGCTTGGGCTCGATGTAGACGGGCCCCACCAGTCCGGTGTACTGGCCCCGGGACAAGTCGGCGCGCGGGACCACATGGGTGTGGTAGAAGCGGAACCCCGCCGGTCCCGGCACAAAGGAGATTTGCCGCATGCCGTGTGCGGCGATGTAGGGCGTGCCCTCCTCCGCGGCGCCGTCGATGTCGACATCCAGATGCTGGCCGTGCCAATGCAATTGCTCGGGGGTGTCCGTGTCGTTGTGGATGTCCACCCAGGTTCGCTGCCCTTCTTTCAGGCGCAGCAGTGGACCAGGGAACTGCCCGTTGTAAAGGGTGGTCGAGACGATGTGGTCCGGCGCCAGTTCGACAGTCCCGGCGCCGATCCGCAGTGTGTAGTCCGGCTTGCCGTTGGGAGGCGAGGGCGGTGCCGGATGCGAGCACCCGGCGGCTGCGGCTGTGGCTGCGGTGCCGAATCCCAAGCCCCACTTGAAAAAGTCGCGACGATCCAGCGCCATCGTTTCCGTTCCGATTCGGTATTCTCAGCCGCTGATGCGGTAGAGGCGGGTGGCATTTTCGCGCGCGATGAGGTCGACCACCCGCATCGCGTCCACCTCGCTCCAGTCGTCGTTGTCGACGAAGCCGCGCAATACCCGATGCATGCCATTGCGCCACAAGACCGCGCCCAGGTAGTGCAGCTCGACAGGCCCGAAGCCATCGGATGAATACAGAATTTTGCCGAACGGCGCCATCTCCAACAGCCGGCCAATGAACGCCGGCGCACGGGCTCCAAGGTGGTTGATGCTCAATCCGCCGTCGAGATAGACGTTGGTGTACGCCTGCGCCAAGTAACCCGCTTCGCGCTCATAGGGATAGCAGTGCAGCAACACGATCGGGGTATCGCCGGCCTGCAACAGGAAATCGCGCAGATACAGCGGGTTGGCTGTGCGCAGGTCGCAGTCGCGGTCGCCGTAGCCGACGTGGAATTGCAGCGGCATGCCAAGCCCAAGGGCCTGGTGCAATCCGAAACGAAGCAGCACCCGGTCCTGCAGCCGGGTTCCGCCATGGTCCCGCCACCGCGTTGCGGCCTCGGCAACCTCCCTAAGGTGGGGCTCGCTGAGATCCCCCTCGAAACCGCCGCGGTAGGCCAGGATGGACTTGGTGCCGACGGCGCTGGCCGCGCGGTCGTGCAGGATCGCGGTGAATGCCGACGCGTAATCGCCCGGCGTCTGCGCGGCCTGCTCCGCAACCTGTTCGAGGCGGACGACTTCGTGAATCCGGTTACCGGACAGCGCGCCCAGCTCGGCCACATCGGCGGTGCCGGCGTCGATACCAGTGTCCACCACCCAGTCGCTCACCCCGGCGGACGGCAGGAACAGGCGGGCTAGCTCGCGCTCGGTGAGTTCGCTGCGACGTTCCCAATACTGGTGCGGATCACTATGTTTGGGTAGTCCCAGTACCGGGCTACAGTGCGCGCGAATCGCGAGGCCGAGCTGTGAATCGAAACCCGACTGGGTGAGCGGTTCGGTGTTGGCCTCGTTGAGCGCGCTTTCGAACCGCCGCCGATCCCCCGACTGCAACCAGCAGCCGTGGACGTGCTGATCGATCAGGGCCACCTCGCCGATATGTTGCGCCAGAGCCGACGTCCGGGTCACCCTCAGACGCTCCACGCCATCCGGAACTTGTCCGCCAGCTGTTCGGGATCGAGGTCGCCGTAACGCTGCTGTTCCAGCCTGCGGACTGCGACCATCATATCGACCGCGGGGTCGCCAAGAATTTGCCGAAGTAACGGTGAATGGTCAAGCGCAGCAATGATCTCGGGCTGACGGTCGGCCAAGCTGGCGATCCCGGCGTGTTCCCGCTCGGCCGCCGAGATGGTGGCGGGGTCTACTGTCGTCGCGGCAGGTAACGGCACGTTGCGCCGGATACCGTCGAGCGCCAGCCCCAGGATCGCGGCCGACGCGAAATACGGGTTGGCCGACGGATCGACGATCTTCACCTCGACATTGCCCCCGTGCGGACTGCCCGGACCGCCCCTAATGAATCGCACTGCAGCTTCCCTATTTTCGATACCCCAGCAGGCGTAGGACCCCGCCCAGTTGCCCGGCTGCATGCGCATACTCGATACGATCGATCCGCACAAAACGCCCTGGGCCTCATGCAGTCCGTGCAGCACACCAGCAACGGCGCTCTCCCCCGCGGGCGTCATGCCGCCGGGACCGGAGCCGCCGGAAAACAATGGGCCATCCGGCGTTGTCAGCGAAAAATGCTGGTGGGCACCGGATCCGACTCCACCCGCGAACGGCACCGGCGACAGGCT
This Mycobacterium simiae DNA region includes the following protein-coding sequences:
- a CDS encoding multicopper oxidase family protein yields the protein MALDRRDFFKWGLGFGTAATAAAAGCSHPAPPSPPNGKPDYTLRIGAGTVELAPDHIVSTTLYNGQFPGPLLRLKEGQRTWVDIHNDTDTPEQLHWHGQHLDVDIDGAAEEGTPYIAAHGMRQISFVPGPAGFRFYHTHVVPRADLSRGQYTGLVGPVYIEPKQHPGSYDQEIFLTLKEFEPTFSRGGDMASDFLAGAEDPGLKAKGESAMGASLARGEPHGYEVSYGAFTVNGRKLGQGDPLRVQAGQRIMLHVLNGSATESRSLALPGHRFTVVALDGNPVPNRASVPVLWLGAAERISAVVDMTNPGKWVLGDLSDDDRGNGMGIVVEYAGRGGDPQWTPPPAFKWDYRLFAAPAPAALPTPDHVIEMLIEKRNAADNGFNIWTINDTSFSMESNTPVLNLERGKRYRLRLRNATDDLHPMHLHRNTFEITQFAGTTTAGVRKDVAMLGGYQLMDVDFVADQPGLSLLHCHQQIHMDFGLMLLLNTG
- a CDS encoding amidohydrolase family protein: MTRTSALAQHIGEVALIDQHVHGCWLQSGDRRRFESALNEANTEPLTQSGFDSQLGLAIRAHCSPVLGLPKHSDPHQYWERRSELTERELARLFLPSAGVSDWVVDTGIDAGTADVAELGALSGNRIHEVVRLEQVAEQAAQTPGDYASAFTAILHDRAASAVGTKSILAYRGGFEGDLSEPHLREVAEAATRWRDHGGTRLQDRVLLRFGLHQALGLGMPLQFHVGYGDRDCDLRTANPLYLRDFLLQAGDTPIVLLHCYPYEREAGYLAQAYTNVYLDGGLSINHLGARAPAFIGRLLEMAPFGKILYSSDGFGPVELHYLGAVLWRNGMHRVLRGFVDNDDWSEVDAMRVVDLIARENATRLYRISG